The following coding sequences lie in one Gorilla gorilla gorilla isolate KB3781 chromosome 5, NHGRI_mGorGor1-v2.1_pri, whole genome shotgun sequence genomic window:
- the LOC101147604 gene encoding large ribosomal subunit protein uL15-like — MPSRLRKTRKLRGHVSHGHGRIGKHRKHPGGRGNAGGLHHHRITFDKYHPGYFGKVGMKHYHLKRNQSFCPTVNLDKLWTLVSEQTRVNAAKNKTGAAPIIDVVRSGYYKVLGKGKLPKQPVTVKAKFFSRRAEEKIKSVGGACVLVA; from the coding sequence ATGCCATCCAGACTGAGGAAGACCCGGAAACTTAGGGGCCACGTGAGCCACGGCCACGGCCGCATAGGCAAGCACCGGAAGCACCCTGGCGGCCGCGGTAATGCTGGTGGTCTGCATCACCACCGGATCACCTTCGACAAATACCACCCAGGCTACTTTGGGAAAGTTGGTATGAAGCATTACCACTTAAAGAGGAACCAGAGCTTCTGCCCAACTGTCAACCTTGACAAATTGTGGACTTTGGTCAGTGAACAGACACGGGTGAATGCTGCTAAAAACAAGACTGGGGCTGCTCCCATCATTGATGTGGTGCGATCTGGCTACTACAAAGTTCTGGGAAAGGGAAAGCTCCCAAAGCAGCCTGTCACCGTGAAGGCCAAATTCTTCAGCAGAAGAGCTGAGGAGAAGATTAAGAGTGTTGGGGGAGCCTGTGTCCTGGTGGCTTGA